Genomic DNA from Lactuca sativa cultivar Salinas chromosome 8, Lsat_Salinas_v11, whole genome shotgun sequence:
TTAAGCAAATAGCTCACTACCACTTTTGTTCAACAAATGGAAGCACTTTTTATCACACTTTTACTCACGTATAGTCTATATAAACTTAACTTTGAACAAATTCTTCCCTAGATCCTCCTTAACCTTTCTCTATTACCTTTCATTCAAGGTTTTATCTTCAACATTGGTGCTTAGTGATTTTTCTTCTTCAGAAATTTTGGCGTGAACAAGAATAGAACCAAGGCAATGTATCTTTTCATaactatcagcctatactctgaacTTTTGCTACTACAAAATCACTACAAGCTAAATGATTGACTGTGAGATGCTCCTTCATGAGTACTTAAACTAGATATTATTTCTTTATAAGTTCATATCAtcgtatgtttttataattaacttGAAATTTTTAGTGGTGAAGGGACTGTTACATCACATTTAGTCATACCGTATTGAGCTAATGGAAGATTTCCAAATACTAAATATCACGACCACAAAAACTCAATTGACTAATTACTCACGGAAAAGAATATCAGCAACACCAACCAAGAAATGCTAAGAATCCAAATGGACTCAAACTAAGCATATCGAAATTAATAATCATAATTTCTAAATTCTAATCACTAGTTGAAAATCATTTGATTACTCACTGTTTGTCATTGACATTTCTGTGATTACAGGTCATGGTCCTTGACTCCTTTTACGATGAAAAGTTTATTCAATGGTGAAACAGAGGCAGAAGGCCACGCGCTCTAATTAAAGCTTGTTGCGTACTTGACCAGATCAAGGGGTTAGGGCAATTAAGAGTTTTTGATATTTAGGGTTAATTTATAAACttatttctttctttttaaaTTATAATGATTTTAAGATATATAAAATTGATTATAAATAGGTAAAGGTTAAGAAGGGTAAATACCATATTTAGATTTTAAATTagacatatataatatttttataatattttgttgtttaatatatatatatatatatatatatatatatatatatatatatatatatatatatatatatattcatttgagattaaaaataaaatatagatcttgagattcaaACTCAGCCACGTATTTCACATCTGCCGCTCTAACTTTCCAGCGTACCGGCACGGCAAGCCTGGTATAATTGATTATACAGTGCCGCCCATTCCTTTCTCTCCGCCAACATCCCCACCACCATAactgccaccgccaccaccatatCTGACACCAGCCGACCTCACACTATCACTTCCATTACTTATACCACCGCCACGTTTGTCACCACCACATTTTCTGTCACCAGTtgtcataatcatttatgattactcaAACTATGaacaaacatatatgtataatcatttatgattagacatatacgtataaacatgtataatcttatatgattatacctctctACCATATAATCATTTACCGGTACGCTGGAGTATTAGAACGGTaaatgagaaatatgtggctAAGGTTGAATATTAATATCTCTACCTTTTTTTAATCTTAAGTGAAccgtccatatatatatatatatatatatatatatatatatatatatatatatatatatatatatatatatatatatatatatatatatatatatatatatatatatataatctttctAACTTATGTCTAACTTATTTAAACTTTGAGAAGATGCTTACTGGGTACCAGAAATCCGGAACGTATTCAGATGCGTATCATCACCCGGAAAAAGTCTAGCCAATCCAAAATCCGCGATTTTGGGGTTTAGTTTTTCATCCAATAATATATTACTTGCTTTAATGTCTCTATGAATGATCCTAATGGGGGCTTCTTCATGGAGGTAGAGAAGACCTCTTACTACACCTATTATGATTTGAAATCTTTGTGACCATTGCAATGATCCCGACTTCTTTTTATCtgtaataaaaaaaagtaaattttcaaatattttcaATGGTGAGGATGACAAGGTATTTATgtctattttttgtttttgaagaTTTCACATTTTTGGATGGGACAAAAATATGCAATATTTGTCGCAATAACATCCGTTTTAGTTTCGGTCCAATACATGTCAAAGGAAGTACAAAAAGGTATAGGAATTACCGAAAAGAATGTAATCAAGGCTCTTATTCGGAAGATATTCATATACAAGCATCTTTTCGGGTCCTTCTATGCAACATCCTAATAACATCACCAAATTTTTGTGCTGGATTTTGAGTAACAATTTCACTTCATTGGTGAATTCGCGAACTCCTTGGCTTGATGTGAGTGATAGCTTCTTGATTGCTACTTCTTGACCATTAGGTAATAAACCCTTCACCCATGTTTACAAAGAATAACACTCAAAAATagtaacaataacaataataataatagtaacaatTAAGTTAATCTTGACTTTTTTAGACTGTCAAACAAgtttctttttaatttcaaattttcaacGAGCCAAGTTCGATTTTTGTTAGGTTTGAGATCAACTTCGCTCGTTTACATCCGTTGATATAagcaaacataaacaaaaattcaAATTTGTGCAACTACTTGtgtttctttattttcttttgacCAAGTAAACAGTAGTAGCTTTATCTCCAAATAATTCTAGTATTAAATTGGTTAATATTCAATAGAACAATTTACTAATAATCAGTTTATTAAATTCCATTATAATAACTATATAGATAAGACTTTGTCCAGTGTATAAGAGTTACAGAATCGAAGTAATGAAGTAAATTTTAGGAAAGTCAAAACTGAATAACGATATAAGACTATGTCaagaacaaaaattaaaaacatgtTCAGATTTGATTTAGATTTTCTTCTACAAAATTTGAATTTCCAAAAGGAGTGGGTTTACAGtaaatttatgttttatttcaagAAATTTGAGTTCCATCGATTCACGATTCTTATGTGATTTCATATCCGTACATCCAAATGTACCCTAAAATATACGCTGTTCATCCCCAAAAAAGAAGTCTAATTTGACATTCAAATTGGCATGAATCTTCTTACAAAATGTAATGACACAGGAATGACTTGGAGttatataaagaaaattattCAGTTacattttgaatttgaaaagtaaCACATTAGAACTTTCAATTTCACAAGCGGGAGAGCGAGATGGACAAAAATCAGAAGTTCAAAATGCACAAAGGATTACCTTGTAAACAGGGCCAAACCCACCATGACCGAGTTTATTGAGCTCTGAGAAGAAATCTGTAGCAGCTTGAAGAGTATTGAGGCCGAAAAACAAATCCCATGATTCATGGCGACCGTCGTCTGGATCGTCACCAGCGGAGGCtgctcttctgcatctcaggcaaTCACGTAAACTGGAGAGAATATTCATGTTGTACGTAACGTAAGCACCATAAATTAGCTCGTGGGATGTCGCCAGAAAGTTTGAATGTGGATGATTAAAGAAATTTTGTTGACATCTTCTACCCTGACCCAACAAAACCAATACTAAGTTTTTTCGTTGTTATGGTCAATGGGTCAATGTCGATGTATCATATTGTTTTAACTTTTAAAGAAGAGTTCGTGCACTAAATAAAACCATCATATATATGGTGTTTATCCACCGGATTTTCTTTAGAAGAGTTGTGCACAAAAAGAAATTTCTTTAAATATTATGCAGGATGATTCTTAAAGTATGTACATTGAACTTTATAAtcacatatttttttatttaattatttgggAGAATTTCATATATACGCTTTCTTAagtttcaaaatatcatatttgctcAAAttcttttttataatatttttaatattttataatcattttaatacattataattattataataattaagaaatttAATCATATTATCCTTACATCTATGATAATTGAATGCGAACTTCTAAATTATTAGAATGTCGACCTTTTGACAGACAAAAAGATTCATCTTTAACCCTTTCTACGTAATGTATATTTTGATTGTTTAACTTTTGTTGTTGATTATTATCATTTTGTAGATGGAGGatattttatatattatcattgatattttgatatttaaaaaagtacatatacgatattttgatatttaagaaatgcatatatgatattttgatgtttaaaaaggacatatatgatattttgaaatttcatgaagggtaaatatgatatttagaaagtTTAAAacgggtaaatatgatatttagaaattaagttgggtaaatatgatattttgatgtttaagaagGGCATATATGAAATTCTTCCTAATTAAGTTATTATGTAATGTGTTCAACtctataaaatttaataaaatattacaaaagctaatttaatataattatttaagaattaaaaacttttttttcCATTGAACTTCAAATCTATGGCGTGTCAAAATTGATTCTCATAATGATAGAGTTTCATCCGTTGAATGACAACTGTAC
This window encodes:
- the LOC111903584 gene encoding cysteine-rich receptor-like protein kinase 10 — protein: MNILSSLRDCLRCRRAASAGDDPDDGRHESWDLFFGLNTLQAATDFFSELNKLGHGGFGPVYKGLLPNGQEVAIKKLSLTSSQGVREFTNEVKLLLKIQHKNLVMLLGCCIEGPEKMLVYEYLPNKSLDYILFDKKKSGSLQWSQRFQIIIGVVRGLLYLHEEAPIRIIHRDIKASNILLDEKLNPKIADFGLARLFPGDDTHLNTFRISGTHGYIAPEYAMHGYLSVKADVFSFGILVLEIVSGRKVSDKSDLLTDTWSLFQIGKQLELVDESLDSCSSSEAAMCIQLGLLCCQAVVADRPDMNALHIMLSSDSFTLPQPGRPGLQGRVGRWTTSDSSVRTGTNDSSILTNHTKPSTASSTYDFSRNSISYSSINEGR